The Candidatus Krumholzibacteriia bacterium genome contains a region encoding:
- a CDS encoding glycosyltransferase family 4 protein, translated as MMESSACLKVAYVLKRFPRFSETFILTEILELERRGVEVVVYSWLKPGEGRFHAQTSQLQAKVHYLDELDPYLWHEWLTAQWPVLGPRVERFWEILRDSLERGDSGRLPEILWGAWLGAEVLREGVQHIHSHFGTMSSTVAWFASRVSGVPFSFTAHAKDIFAYSMSDHRLREKLAAASRVITVTRFNRRHLLQQGSGLDPAAVRVIYNGIDLDSFALDPGRVRQSNLILSVGRLIPKKGFDDLLDACALLKQRGVDFHCLVVGEGPDEPTLLQKRFFLGLEREVEFCGAKPQHEVAKLMQRATLLALACKDGPENDRDALPTVLLEALACSLPVVSTDFSGIPEIVDSGVDGLLVPPGDADALADGIERLLASPELRLRFAKAGRDKAERRFDVRHNAGELLDVFLDCARRRPAALRTNERGRRVLVLCADRGLPFGGTKGGSVHLQEFSEALQAAGWSPTLVVAGRDTGSTHVPEYPVLTLPRRSGNGNGGTESREAQGFHIQAVQRLLGDLHRTRGFDFVYERYSLFSTGGRMLAQKLGIPHVLEVNAPLIDEATEFRQLEDIELARDVERYLFSTTDHVIVVSSELRDYVLRVAPAAPVSVIPNGVRLEPFEAGERADAWRERLWVAGAEEFLVGFMGRVRPWHGVELLIDAVAGLGPEAGVSLCVVGADREVGPGLTQRARERGLDGRFRCLEPVPHDVAPQVLQAMDVLVAPYPQLERFYFSPLKVFEYMAAGKPIVASAIGQVRRILVDEHTALLVPPGDSRALGAALLRLQADPALGTRLGSAAHAAAREHTWAKRMESVGAILESLRPGAEKLRPGAESVKRAETGAGTGAERPAGTPMETYATDPL; from the coding sequence CGCCCAGACCTCGCAGCTGCAGGCGAAGGTGCACTATCTCGATGAGCTCGATCCGTACCTCTGGCACGAGTGGCTGACGGCGCAGTGGCCCGTGCTCGGACCACGGGTCGAGCGCTTCTGGGAGATCCTGCGCGATTCCCTCGAGCGCGGCGACTCGGGGCGGCTGCCGGAGATCCTCTGGGGCGCCTGGCTGGGGGCGGAGGTGCTGCGGGAAGGCGTGCAGCACATCCACTCGCACTTCGGCACCATGTCGAGCACCGTGGCGTGGTTCGCGTCGCGGGTCTCCGGCGTGCCGTTCAGCTTCACCGCGCACGCCAAGGACATCTTCGCCTACTCCATGTCCGACCATCGCCTGCGCGAGAAGCTCGCCGCCGCCAGCCGGGTCATCACCGTGACGCGTTTCAACCGGCGTCACCTCCTGCAGCAAGGATCTGGTCTCGATCCTGCCGCCGTGCGCGTCATCTACAACGGCATCGATCTCGACTCCTTCGCCCTGGATCCCGGGCGCGTGCGGCAGTCGAACCTGATCCTGTCGGTGGGACGCCTCATTCCGAAGAAGGGCTTCGACGACCTGCTCGACGCCTGCGCCCTCCTGAAACAGCGGGGAGTCGACTTCCACTGCCTGGTCGTCGGCGAGGGGCCCGACGAACCCACCCTGCTGCAGAAGCGGTTCTTCCTCGGGCTCGAGCGCGAGGTGGAGTTCTGCGGCGCCAAGCCGCAGCACGAGGTGGCGAAACTGATGCAGAGGGCGACGCTCCTCGCCCTCGCCTGCAAGGACGGACCTGAAAACGATCGCGATGCGTTGCCGACCGTGTTGCTCGAGGCGCTCGCTTGCAGCCTGCCGGTGGTGTCGACGGACTTCTCGGGCATCCCGGAAATCGTCGATTCAGGCGTCGACGGCTTGCTCGTGCCGCCCGGGGACGCGGACGCGCTCGCCGATGGGATCGAACGGCTGCTGGCCTCGCCCGAGCTCCGGCTGCGCTTCGCCAAGGCGGGGCGCGACAAGGCGGAGCGCCGATTCGACGTGCGCCACAACGCCGGCGAGCTGCTCGATGTGTTCCTGGACTGCGCCCGGCGTCGGCCCGCGGCGCTGCGGACGAACGAGCGCGGTCGGCGCGTGCTCGTCCTCTGCGCCGACCGCGGCTTGCCCTTCGGCGGCACGAAGGGCGGCTCGGTGCACCTGCAGGAGTTCTCAGAGGCGCTACAGGCGGCAGGTTGGTCGCCCACGCTCGTGGTCGCGGGTCGCGACACGGGGAGTACTCATGTGCCTGAGTATCCGGTCTTGACGCTGCCACGCAGGTCGGGCAATGGCAACGGGGGGACCGAATCCCGCGAAGCACAGGGATTCCACATCCAAGCCGTACAGCGGCTTCTCGGCGACTTGCATCGGACCCGGGGGTTCGACTTCGTCTACGAACGCTACTCGCTCTTCAGCACGGGCGGCCGGATGCTGGCGCAGAAACTCGGCATTCCCCATGTCCTCGAAGTGAACGCGCCCCTCATCGACGAGGCGACGGAGTTCCGCCAACTGGAGGACATCGAGCTGGCGCGGGACGTCGAGCGCTATCTCTTTTCCACCACCGATCACGTGATCGTGGTGTCGAGCGAGTTGCGCGACTACGTGCTCCGGGTCGCGCCGGCGGCCCCGGTGAGCGTGATCCCGAATGGCGTGCGGCTGGAGCCGTTCGAAGCCGGCGAGAGAGCCGATGCCTGGCGGGAGCGTCTGTGGGTCGCCGGCGCCGAAGAGTTCCTCGTCGGCTTCATGGGTCGCGTGCGCCCGTGGCATGGCGTGGAGCTCTTGATCGATGCGGTCGCCGGGCTGGGGCCGGAGGCAGGCGTCTCTCTCTGTGTGGTGGGCGCCGATCGGGAGGTGGGCCCGGGCCTCACGCAGCGGGCAAGGGAGCGCGGCCTGGATGGGCGCTTCCGCTGCCTCGAACCGGTGCCGCACGACGTCGCGCCGCAGGTGCTGCAAGCGATGGACGTCCTGGTGGCGCCGTACCCGCAGCTCGAGCGTTTTTACTTTTCCCCGCTCAAGGTGTTCGAATACATGGCCGCCGGCAAGCCGATCGTCGCTTCGGCGATCGGTCAGGTGCGAAGGATCCTGGTGGACGAACACACCGCGCTCCTCGTGCCGCCCGGCGACTCCCGCGCTCTCGGAGCCGCACTCCTCCGCCTGCAGGCAGATCCCGCGCTCGGGACACGGCTGGGGAGTGCGGCACATGCAGCGGCGCGGGAACACACCTGGGCGAAGCGCATGGAGAGCGTGGGCGCGATTCTCGAGTCCCTGCGCCCCGGTGCTGAAAAGCTGCGCCCAGGCGCGGAATCAGTGAAGCGCGCGGAGACCGGCGCGGGAACCGGTGCAGAGAGACCCGCGGGCACTCCCATGGAGACGTATGCCACGGATCCGCTCTAA